The Phoenix dactylifera cultivar Barhee BC4 chromosome 9, palm_55x_up_171113_PBpolish2nd_filt_p, whole genome shotgun sequence genome window below encodes:
- the LOC103719578 gene encoding transcription factor bHLH75-like: MAEFSENINCLKPSLPFMEMDPSLELMGQFPELNGTAVECCYSSMGLMGFPSENYYQPEFSMPLADSLSSFLPLECAKPNTASRPVTADRERGPGDRKRKAKAAPETSSTNSSEPPTESLLRDDKSKKKNVSGNVKRGRKNSEEVEKPKEVVHVRARRGQATDSHSLAERVRRERINERMRCLQDLVPGCYKAMGMAGMLDEIINYVQSLQNQVEFLSMKLSAASSFYDYNLDLEATATPQVVNAFEAHDVDRVLRERYGCCTTFHSTMPL; the protein is encoded by the exons ATGGCAGAGTTTTCGGAGAATATCAACTGTCTTAAGCCCTCTCTCCCTTTCATGGAAATGGACCCAAGCTTGGAGTTGATGGGCCAGTTTCCGGAGCTTAATGGCACTGCCGTGGAGTGCTGTTATTCCAGCATGGGACTCATGGGCTTCCCCAGTGAGAATTATTACCAGCCTGAGTTCTCGATGCCACTCGCTGATAGCTTGTCAAGCTTCTTGCCCCTGGAGTGCGCGAAACCAAATACCGCGAGTCGGCCTGTGACTGCCGACAGGGAGCGGGGTCCTGGAGACAGGAAAAGGAAGGCGAAGGCAGCACCAGAGACCAGCTCAACGAACTCCTCGGAACCACCTACAGAGAGTCTTTTAAGAGATGACAAGTCTAAGAAGAAGAAT GTTTCAGGGAATgtgaagagaggaaggaagaattCAGAGGAAGTGGAGAAGCCAAAGGAGGTGGTTCATGTGAGGGCAAGAAGAGGCCAAGCTACTGACAGCCACAGTCTAGCTGAGAGG GTAAGAAGGGAGAGGATTAATGAAAGAATGAGATGCTTACAGGACCTTGTTCCGGGATGTTATAAG GCCATGGGCATGGCGGGAATGCTCGATGAAATAATTAACTATGTGCAGTCGCTACAGAACCAAGTTGAG TTTCTTTCAATGAAACTTTCGGCTGCAAGCTCTTTCTATGACTACAACTTGGACTTGGAAGCCACAGCAACACCACAG GTGGTTAATGCGTTTGAGGCCCACGATGTGGATAGGGTACTGAGGGAAAGATATGGGTGTTGCACCACCTTCCACTCGACAATGCCCCTTTGA